One Methylomarinovum tepidoasis DNA window includes the following coding sequences:
- the clpS gene encoding ATP-dependent Clp protease adapter ClpS yields the protein MSQYNDDQPEDGGTGTAVQTARPKLKRPPLYKVILLNDDFTPMDFVVEVLMRFFAMSEEKATQIMLHVHTRGVGVCGVFTRDVAETKVQQVNEYSRRHQHPLLCTMEEA from the coding sequence ATGTCGCAATATAATGACGATCAGCCCGAGGACGGCGGTACCGGCACTGCGGTTCAGACTGCGCGCCCGAAACTCAAACGGCCGCCACTGTACAAGGTGATCCTCCTTAACGACGATTTCACGCCGATGGATTTCGTCGTCGAGGTGCTGATGCGGTTTTTCGCCATGAGCGAGGAGAAGGCCACTCAGATCATGCTCCATGTCCACACTCGCGGTGTCGGGGTGTGCGGCGTGTTCACCCGCGACGTGGCCGAGACCAAGGTGCAACAGGTCAACGAATATTCCCGTCGCCACCAGCATCCGTTGTTGTGTACGATGGAAGAAGCCTAA
- a CDS encoding elongation factor-1 alpha → MTYELRNLPFSAKVLFSSYLIIIAIGYFVAMLQILFTHGLADGKFGLSIEDIVYSYYGNRSGSKLEVMLNGPMKPYAPPQERFQIIQWARDGAPQDVYEKTIKPIVEKRCVMCHNANSSLPDFHRYEELKKRAETDTGATIQSLVRVSHIHLFGISFIFMFVGIIFCFASGVPEYLKAVAVAMPFIFQMTDIVSWWLTKLSPHFAWLVVAGGAGMAMSFVFMWIVSMYEMWIVPLLDRGGTIRTESYSRYLRPRH, encoded by the coding sequence ATGACCTACGAATTGCGCAATCTGCCGTTTTCCGCCAAGGTGCTGTTCTCTTCCTATCTCATCATCATCGCCATCGGCTATTTCGTGGCGATGCTGCAGATTCTGTTCACCCACGGCCTGGCGGACGGCAAGTTCGGCCTCTCCATCGAGGACATCGTCTACAGCTATTACGGCAACCGCTCCGGTTCCAAGCTCGAGGTGATGCTCAACGGTCCGATGAAGCCTTACGCTCCACCCCAGGAACGCTTCCAGATCATCCAGTGGGCGCGGGACGGTGCCCCGCAGGACGTGTATGAGAAGACCATCAAGCCGATCGTGGAGAAGCGCTGCGTGATGTGCCACAACGCCAACTCCTCCCTGCCCGATTTCCACCGCTACGAAGAACTGAAGAAGCGGGCCGAAACCGACACCGGCGCCACCATCCAGTCTTTGGTGCGGGTGTCCCACATTCACCTCTTCGGCATTTCCTTCATCTTCATGTTCGTGGGGATCATCTTCTGCTTCGCCTCCGGCGTGCCGGAATACCTTAAGGCGGTCGCGGTGGCGATGCCGTTCATTTTCCAGATGACCGACATCGTTTCCTGGTGGCTCACCAAGCTGTCGCCCCATTTCGCCTGGCTGGTGGTGGCCGGCGGGGCGGGGATGGCGATGTCGTTCGTGTTCATGTGGATCGTGTCCATGTACGAGATGTGGATCGTGCCGCTGCTGGACCGGGGTGGAACCATCCGTACCGAATCCTACAGCCGTTATCTGCGGCCGCGGCATTGA
- a CDS encoding NUDIX hydrolase, which yields MIWKPNVTVAAVVERDGRYLLVEEVVEGRRVFNQPAGHLEPDESLPNAARREVREETGWAFEPEALVAVQLLPVSDALTFLRFTFYGQVCDHRPEQPLDEGIVATHWLTRAEIEDRRERLRSPLVLDSIHAYESGQRCPLSLLRHYP from the coding sequence ATGATCTGGAAACCCAACGTCACCGTCGCCGCCGTCGTCGAGCGCGACGGCCGCTATCTGCTGGTCGAGGAGGTCGTCGAAGGTCGCCGTGTCTTTAACCAGCCCGCCGGTCACCTGGAGCCGGACGAATCATTGCCGAATGCGGCCCGCCGCGAGGTGCGCGAGGAAACCGGCTGGGCCTTCGAACCCGAAGCGCTGGTGGCGGTGCAGCTGCTGCCGGTGTCAGACGCGCTGACCTTCCTGCGCTTCACCTTTTACGGCCAGGTGTGCGACCACCGCCCGGAGCAGCCGTTGGACGAGGGCATCGTCGCCACCCACTGGCTCACCCGGGCCGAAATCGAGGACCGGAGGGAACGGCTGCGCAGCCCTTTGGTCCTCGATTCCATCCATGCGTATGAATCCGGACAACGCTGCCCCTTGAGCCTGTTGCGACATTACCCATGA
- the mnmA gene encoding tRNA 2-thiouridine(34) synthase MnmA: MTKVIVGLSGGVDSSVTALKLLEEGFEVTGLFMKNWDEDDGTEYCTALRDLEDAQKVCDRLGIALYAVNFAAEYWDRVFTHFLEEYGAGRTPNPDILCNKHIKFKAFLDYALDLGAEVIATGHYARVRRHLGRYQLLRGCDANKDQSYFLYAMGQEALARTWFPIGHLEKSEVRRIAAAAGFPNHAKKDSTGICFIGERKFRDFLQRYLPARPGPIVTPEGEVIGEHQGLMYYTLGQRQGLGIGGRAGSAGQPWYVADKDLENNALIVVQGHDHPLLFHRSLEAAQLEWLEGRPPTGDFRCTAKIRYRQPDQPCRVERLDDDRVRVIFDQPQRAITPGQSVVFYDGEVCLGGGVIETLSNERNP; encoded by the coding sequence ATGACCAAAGTCATCGTCGGCCTGTCCGGCGGGGTCGATTCCTCGGTCACCGCCCTGAAACTGTTGGAGGAAGGCTTTGAGGTCACCGGCCTGTTCATGAAGAACTGGGACGAGGACGACGGCACCGAATACTGTACCGCCCTGCGCGACCTGGAAGACGCCCAGAAGGTGTGCGACCGGCTCGGCATCGCGCTTTATGCAGTCAACTTCGCCGCCGAGTACTGGGACCGGGTCTTCACCCACTTCCTGGAGGAATACGGTGCCGGCCGCACCCCCAACCCGGACATCCTCTGCAACAAGCACATCAAGTTCAAGGCATTTCTCGACTACGCCCTGGACCTGGGCGCCGAAGTCATCGCCACCGGCCACTATGCCCGGGTGCGCCGGCATCTGGGCCGCTATCAACTGCTGCGCGGATGTGATGCCAACAAGGATCAGAGCTATTTCCTCTACGCCATGGGCCAGGAGGCCTTGGCGCGCACCTGGTTTCCCATCGGCCACCTGGAGAAAAGCGAGGTGCGCCGCATCGCCGCCGCGGCCGGCTTCCCCAACCACGCCAAGAAGGACAGCACCGGCATCTGCTTCATCGGCGAACGCAAGTTCCGCGACTTCCTGCAGCGTTACCTGCCGGCCCGCCCCGGCCCCATCGTCACCCCGGAGGGTGAGGTGATCGGCGAACACCAGGGACTGATGTACTACACCCTGGGCCAGCGCCAGGGTCTCGGCATCGGCGGCCGCGCCGGCAGCGCCGGCCAGCCCTGGTACGTGGCCGACAAAGATCTGGAAAACAACGCCCTGATCGTGGTCCAGGGCCACGACCATCCGCTGCTGTTCCACCGCAGTCTGGAAGCGGCGCAGCTGGAATGGCTGGAAGGCCGTCCTCCTACGGGCGACTTCCGCTGCACCGCCAAGATCCGCTACCGCCAGCCGGACCAGCCCTGCCGTGTCGAGCGCCTCGACGACGACCGCGTGCGCGTCATCTTCGACCAGCCCCAGCGGGCCATCACCCCGGGGCAGTCGGTGGTGTTCTACGACGGCGAGGTCTGTCTCGGCGGCGGCGTCATCGAAACCCTGTCCAACGAGAGGAACCCCTGA
- the purB gene encoding adenylosuccinate lyase, translating into MHTPLTAISPIDGRYADKNEALRPVFSEYGLIRHRVLVEVRWLQALADEPAIAEVPPLSPEARRFLEEILETFSEADAERVKAIERTTNHDVKAIEYFLKEKVADQAELAKIAEFIHFACTSEDINNLAYALMVKSGRDETLLPLIDEVSEEIRTLAHRTAAVPMLSRTHGQPASPTTLGKEMANFVHRLYRQRRQLAGVEILGKINGAVGNYNAHTIAYPEVDWPALSKRFVEGLGLTWNPYTTQIEPHDWIAEFFDALARLNTVLIDFDRDVWGYISLGYFKQKTVAGEVGSSTMPHKVNPIDFENAEGNLGVANAVARHLAEKLPVSRWQRDLTDSTVLRNLGVAVAHTRIALQSTLKGIAKLEVDEARLSEDLDANWEVLGEAVQTVMRRYGIEQPYEKLKELTRGRRIDAESLKHFIAKLDIPDAAKQRLLALTPADYTGLARQLAEQI; encoded by the coding sequence ATGCACACCCCGCTGACCGCCATTTCCCCCATCGACGGCCGCTACGCCGACAAGAACGAAGCCCTGCGGCCCGTCTTCAGCGAATACGGACTGATCCGCCACCGGGTGCTGGTGGAGGTGCGCTGGCTCCAGGCCCTGGCGGACGAGCCGGCCATCGCCGAGGTGCCGCCCCTGTCACCCGAGGCACGCCGGTTCCTGGAGGAGATCCTGGAAACCTTCAGCGAGGCCGACGCCGAGCGGGTCAAAGCCATCGAGCGCACCACCAACCACGACGTCAAGGCCATCGAATACTTTCTCAAGGAAAAGGTGGCAGATCAGGCGGAACTGGCCAAAATCGCCGAATTCATCCACTTCGCCTGCACCTCCGAGGACATCAACAACCTGGCCTACGCCCTGATGGTCAAGTCCGGCCGCGACGAGACCCTGCTGCCCTTGATCGACGAGGTGAGCGAGGAAATCCGCACCCTGGCCCACCGCACCGCCGCCGTGCCGATGCTGTCGCGCACCCACGGCCAGCCCGCCAGCCCCACCACCCTGGGCAAGGAGATGGCCAATTTCGTCCACCGCCTGTACCGTCAGCGCCGCCAGCTGGCCGGGGTGGAGATCCTGGGCAAGATCAACGGCGCCGTGGGCAACTACAACGCCCATACCATCGCCTATCCGGAGGTGGACTGGCCGGCCCTGTCCAAACGTTTCGTCGAAGGGCTGGGGCTGACCTGGAACCCGTACACCACCCAGATCGAACCCCACGACTGGATCGCCGAATTCTTCGACGCCCTCGCCCGCCTCAACACCGTCCTCATCGACTTCGACCGCGACGTGTGGGGCTACATCAGTCTGGGCTATTTCAAACAGAAGACCGTCGCCGGCGAGGTGGGCTCCTCCACCATGCCCCACAAGGTCAATCCCATCGATTTCGAAAACGCCGAGGGCAATCTGGGGGTCGCCAACGCCGTCGCCCGCCATCTGGCGGAGAAGCTGCCTGTCTCCCGCTGGCAGCGGGATCTGACCGACTCCACCGTGCTGCGCAACCTCGGCGTGGCGGTGGCCCACACCCGCATCGCCCTGCAGAGCACTCTCAAGGGCATCGCCAAGCTGGAGGTGGACGAGGCCCGGCTGAGCGAAGACCTGGACGCCAACTGGGAGGTGCTGGGAGAGGCGGTGCAGACGGTGATGCGCCGCTACGGCATCGAGCAGCCCTACGAGAAGCTCAAGGAACTGACCCGCGGCCGCCGCATCGATGCCGAAAGCCTCAAGCATTTCATCGCCAAACTGGACATTCCCGACGCGGCCAAACAGCGCCTCCTGGCGCTGACGCCGGCGGATTACACCGGTCTGGCACGGCAGCTGGCGGAGCAAATCTGA
- the mtaB gene encoding tRNA (N(6)-L-threonylcarbamoyladenosine(37)-C(2))-methylthiotransferase MtaB, whose protein sequence is MQVAFQTLGCRLNEAETEAWSRQFRAAGARVVPADRADVVVLNTCAVTGEAARKSRQWIRRLRRANPDARLVVSGCYASLRPEQVARELGVDLVVPNRDKDRLVELARQLLPAPATAAHEAPVFTRSRQRAFVKVQDGCRHRCTFCIVTVARGEERSRPVDEVVAEIQALRREGVQEAVLSGIHLGGYGSDLGSSLTALLRAVLERTDLPRLRLGSLEPWELGEDFFALFRDPRLMPHLHLPLQSGSDAVLKRMARRCRVADFRTLALTARRHRPDLVLTTDIIVGFPGETEADFQQTLALVEEIGFAHVHIFPYSPREGTAAAAFPHQVDEKTKKDRSRRLHRLAATLRHQVLEAWVGKTAAVLWERGEWHDGRRWFSGYTPHYLRVQMPAPEGTDLSNRIQTVRLAAVAPEGDRLVAEPV, encoded by the coding sequence ATGCAAGTCGCGTTTCAAACCCTAGGATGCCGTCTCAACGAAGCCGAAACCGAGGCTTGGTCGCGCCAGTTCCGCGCCGCCGGCGCCCGGGTGGTGCCGGCGGACCGGGCCGACGTGGTGGTGCTCAACACCTGTGCGGTGACCGGCGAGGCGGCCCGCAAATCCCGGCAGTGGATCCGCCGCCTCAGGCGCGCCAATCCCGACGCCCGCCTGGTGGTCAGCGGCTGCTATGCCAGCCTGCGACCGGAACAGGTAGCCCGGGAGTTGGGGGTGGACCTGGTCGTCCCCAATCGCGACAAGGACCGGCTGGTGGAGCTGGCCCGGCAGCTGCTGCCCGCCCCTGCGACCGCAGCGCACGAGGCGCCGGTCTTCACCCGCAGCCGCCAGCGGGCTTTCGTCAAGGTTCAGGACGGCTGCCGTCATCGCTGCACCTTCTGCATCGTCACCGTGGCCCGGGGGGAGGAACGCAGCCGCCCGGTGGACGAGGTGGTTGCGGAAATCCAGGCGCTGCGCCGGGAGGGCGTGCAGGAGGCGGTCCTCAGCGGCATCCATCTGGGCGGCTACGGCAGCGATCTGGGAAGCTCGCTCACCGCACTGCTCCGCGCCGTCCTGGAACGGACCGATCTGCCGCGCCTGCGCCTGGGTTCGCTGGAGCCCTGGGAGCTGGGCGAGGACTTCTTCGCCCTGTTTCGCGACCCGCGGTTGATGCCCCATCTGCACCTGCCGCTGCAGAGCGGCTCCGATGCCGTGCTCAAACGCATGGCGCGGCGCTGCCGGGTGGCGGACTTCCGCACGCTGGCCCTGACGGCGCGCCGCCACCGCCCCGATCTGGTGCTGACCACCGACATCATCGTCGGCTTTCCCGGCGAGACCGAAGCCGACTTTCAACAGACGCTGGCGCTGGTGGAGGAAATCGGCTTCGCCCACGTGCACATCTTCCCCTATTCCCCCCGCGAGGGGACGGCGGCGGCGGCCTTTCCCCATCAGGTGGACGAAAAAACCAAGAAGGACCGCAGCCGCCGCCTCCACCGACTGGCAGCCACGCTGCGGCACCAGGTTCTGGAAGCCTGGGTCGGAAAGACGGCGGCGGTGCTGTGGGAAAGGGGCGAATGGCATGACGGGCGGCGCTGGTTCAGCGGCTACACCCCCCACTACCTGCGGGTGCAGATGCCGGCGCCGGAGGGAACCGATCTCAGCAACCGGATCCAGACCGTCAGGCTCGCCGCGGTGGCTCCGGAAGGCGACCGGCTCGTGGCCGAGCCGGTTTGA
- the cysZ gene encoding sulfate transporter CysZ: MAIDRYDTRKLNNPVYALRCLWQGLVLLPRPSLRRFVLIPLAINFLLYAGAFALASYYFADFLAWLIPSWLDWLEWLLWPLFGLAFILITFFSFTLVANLLASPFYDKLAERTEELLTGTAPQPPETSLTRAVMREMGAELRRLWYFVTRAIPLAVISVIPGLNLAAPFLWLLFNAWFMGLEYTAYPLANHDILFPEQRRLLARAKLGNLTLGGVVMFGIGVPLLNILVPPAAVIAATVYFVGARKGQN; this comes from the coding sequence ATGGCCATCGACCGTTACGATACCCGTAAGCTCAACAATCCTGTCTACGCCCTGCGGTGCCTGTGGCAAGGGCTCGTCCTGTTACCCAGGCCGAGCCTGCGCCGCTTCGTCCTCATCCCGCTGGCGATCAATTTCCTGCTCTATGCCGGCGCTTTCGCCCTGGCGAGCTACTACTTCGCCGATTTTCTCGCCTGGCTGATTCCGTCCTGGCTCGACTGGCTGGAATGGCTGCTCTGGCCCCTGTTCGGGCTGGCCTTCATCCTCATCACCTTCTTCAGTTTCACCCTGGTGGCCAACCTGCTGGCCTCCCCCTTCTACGACAAGCTGGCCGAGCGCACCGAGGAACTGCTCACCGGAACCGCGCCCCAGCCGCCGGAAACCAGCCTGACCCGGGCGGTGATGCGGGAAATGGGGGCGGAATTGAGGCGGCTGTGGTATTTCGTCACCCGGGCGATTCCGCTGGCCGTCATCTCGGTCATTCCGGGGCTCAATCTGGCCGCGCCGTTCCTGTGGCTGCTGTTCAATGCCTGGTTCATGGGTTTGGAATACACCGCCTATCCGTTGGCCAATCACGACATTCTGTTCCCCGAGCAGCGCCGCTTGCTGGCCCGGGCCAAGCTGGGCAATCTGACCCTGGGCGGGGTGGTGATGTTCGGAATCGGCGTGCCGCTGCTCAACATCCTCGTGCCGCCGGCGGCGGTGATTGCGGCCACGGTCTATTTCGTCGGCGCCCGCAAGGGCCAGAACTGA
- a CDS encoding PEP-CTERM/exosortase system-associated acyltransferase — MFDRRYRAVLADTKEGKSIHYRLRYQVYCLEKRFEPVERFCDQQEIDAYDNHSAHLLIQHLDSGEWVGTARLVFGKPESLPMARVARFSLEGVETGGRYFAELSRLSILKSYRRHGERQQVSEPEVLLGLIRAARDYSAQVGLDYWLFLCRRSIMRIVGNLGMHMDIIGDPCEHRGTRYPYLAKLATAFDGIPERSREVHAMFSRQNTLLRYSQLYPVDCPMMAA; from the coding sequence ATGTTTGATAGACGCTACCGGGCGGTCCTTGCCGATACCAAGGAAGGCAAATCCATCCACTATCGTTTGCGCTATCAGGTCTATTGCCTGGAAAAGCGTTTCGAACCGGTCGAACGTTTCTGCGACCAACAGGAAATCGACGCCTATGATAACCATTCCGCGCATTTGTTGATCCAGCACCTCGACAGCGGCGAGTGGGTCGGGACCGCCCGTCTGGTATTCGGTAAGCCGGAAAGCCTGCCGATGGCCCGGGTCGCCCGTTTTTCCCTTGAAGGGGTCGAGACGGGGGGCAGGTATTTTGCGGAATTGTCCCGTCTTTCCATTCTGAAATCCTACCGTCGTCACGGTGAGCGCCAGCAGGTCAGCGAGCCGGAAGTGCTGTTGGGCTTGATCCGTGCCGCCCGCGATTACAGCGCCCAGGTCGGGCTTGACTACTGGTTGTTTCTATGCCGGCGCTCGATCATGCGTATCGTCGGCAACCTGGGGATGCATATGGACATCATCGGAGATCCCTGTGAGCATCGGGGAACCCGTTATCCTTATCTGGCGAAGCTGGCGACGGCGTTCGACGGCATTCCCGAGCGTTCCCGGGAGGTCCACGCCATGTTCAGCCGCCAAAACACCCTGTTGCGTTATTCGCAGTTGTACCCGGTCGATTGTCCGATGATGGCCGCCTGA
- a CDS encoding NAD(P)H-quinone oxidoreductase, whose translation MKAIEITHPGGPEVLQLTERPAPRPGPGEVLIQVKAAGVNRPDVVQRQGLYPPPPGASDIPGLEVAGIITAVGPEVSQWQHGDAVCALLTGGGYAEYCIAAADLCLPIPKGLDFVQAAAIPETFFTVWHNVFERGQLRRGENFLVHGGAGGIGTTAIQLARALRQAEVYTTCGTPEKCHFCEDLGARAAICYRREDFAARIAELTAGRGVDLILDIVGAPYLPHNLRSLAEDGRLVIIAVQGGPKGEINLLPVFLKRLTITGSTLRPRPPAVKAAIARQLRQHVWPLLESGQVRPIIHRVLPLAQAAEAHRLLEAGEVIGKIVLVP comes from the coding sequence ATGAAGGCGATAGAAATCACCCATCCCGGCGGTCCGGAGGTTCTGCAGCTGACGGAAAGGCCGGCCCCCCGGCCGGGACCGGGAGAAGTCCTCATCCAGGTCAAGGCGGCCGGAGTCAACCGGCCCGACGTGGTTCAGCGTCAGGGGCTTTATCCACCGCCCCCCGGCGCCTCCGACATCCCCGGCCTGGAGGTCGCCGGCATCATCACGGCCGTTGGCCCTGAGGTGTCACAGTGGCAGCACGGGGATGCGGTCTGTGCCCTACTGACCGGCGGCGGTTACGCCGAATACTGCATCGCTGCGGCGGACCTGTGTCTGCCGATCCCCAAAGGTCTGGATTTCGTCCAGGCCGCCGCCATCCCAGAAACCTTCTTCACCGTCTGGCACAACGTGTTCGAGCGTGGCCAGCTGCGCCGGGGAGAAAATTTCCTGGTTCACGGCGGCGCCGGCGGGATCGGCACCACCGCGATCCAGCTCGCCCGCGCACTGCGCCAGGCGGAGGTCTATACCACCTGCGGCACCCCGGAAAAATGCCATTTCTGCGAAGACCTCGGCGCCCGGGCCGCGATCTGCTACCGCCGCGAAGATTTCGCCGCCCGCATCGCCGAACTGACCGCCGGCCGGGGGGTCGATCTGATTCTCGACATCGTCGGCGCCCCCTATTTGCCCCACAACCTGCGGTCCCTGGCGGAGGATGGGCGCTTGGTCATCATCGCCGTGCAGGGCGGCCCCAAGGGGGAGATCAATCTGCTGCCGGTCTTCCTCAAACGGCTGACCATCACCGGCTCCACCCTGCGCCCGCGACCGCCCGCAGTGAAGGCCGCCATCGCCCGGCAACTGCGCCAGCACGTCTGGCCCCTGCTGGAAAGCGGCCAGGTACGGCCGATCATCCACAGGGTATTGCCCCTGGCTCAGGCCGCCGAAGCCCACCGCCTGCTGGAAGCAGGTGAAGTCATCGGCAAAATCGTGCTCGTCCCCTGA
- the recF gene encoding DNA replication/repair protein RecF (All proteins in this family for which functions are known are DNA-binding proteins that assist the filamentation of RecA onto DNA for the initiation of recombination or recombinational repair.), whose product MHLSHLTLANLRNLHPARLEFDPSLNLIVGPNASGKTSLLEAIYLLGRAQSFRTPHPRPLIQNGRSALTVSGCLLVDGREHRLGVGFEGGRRRLRFDGRELDSRAELLRLMPVRIIDPTLYDLPETSPHRRRRFLDWGVFYFDPDYLTAWRTYRRALQQRNAALKAGDAEGATLWGQSLGKYGKMVSRSRQRYLQAFSAQLRPLAEELGLGKDAGIRYLPGWRTGADLDTVLREDLPRDLRHGCTHSGSHRDDFRIVIEGHDVRQRLSRGQMKLLAHALISIQGTLLERPGILLIDDLASELDQENQALLSELSVQTQEQIFITATRSAALTALTSHPHHMFHVEHGRISPAEP is encoded by the coding sequence ATGCACCTGTCCCATCTTACGCTTGCCAATCTTCGCAACCTGCATCCGGCACGGCTGGAATTCGACCCGTCCCTGAACCTGATCGTCGGCCCCAACGCCAGCGGCAAGACCTCGCTGCTGGAGGCGATCTATCTGCTGGGCCGGGCGCAATCCTTCCGCACCCCCCATCCCCGGCCACTGATTCAAAACGGGCGGTCGGCCCTGACCGTCTCGGGGTGTCTCCTCGTGGACGGGCGCGAACACCGCCTGGGCGTCGGCTTCGAAGGCGGCCGGCGGCGCCTGCGCTTCGACGGCCGCGAACTGGATTCCCGTGCCGAACTGCTGCGGCTGATGCCGGTGAGGATCATCGATCCCACTCTTTACGATCTGCCCGAGACCTCCCCCCACCGGCGGCGCCGTTTTCTCGACTGGGGCGTCTTCTACTTCGATCCCGACTACCTGACGGCCTGGCGCACCTACCGCCGTGCCCTACAACAGCGCAACGCCGCCCTCAAGGCTGGGGATGCCGAAGGCGCCACCCTGTGGGGGCAAAGCCTGGGGAAATACGGTAAAATGGTGAGCCGCAGCCGGCAACGCTATTTGCAGGCATTCTCCGCCCAGCTGCGGCCGCTGGCCGAGGAACTGGGTCTGGGAAAGGATGCCGGCATACGTTACCTGCCCGGATGGCGCACGGGCGCCGACCTGGACACCGTTCTCAGGGAAGATCTGCCCCGGGATCTGCGCCATGGCTGCACCCACAGCGGCTCACACCGCGACGACTTTCGCATCGTAATCGAAGGACACGACGTGCGCCAACGCCTTTCCCGCGGCCAGATGAAGTTGCTGGCACATGCCTTGATCTCGATCCAGGGAACGCTGCTGGAACGCCCGGGGATTCTCCTGATCGACGACCTGGCATCCGAATTAGACCAAGAAAATCAGGCACTTTTGAGCGAATTGAGCGTCCAAACCCAAGAGCAGATCTTCATTACGGCCACCCGGTCAGCGGCGCTGACCGCCCTGACTTCCCATCCGCACCACATGTTTCACGTGGAACATGGGCGCATCAGTCCCGCCGAACCTTAG